In Mangifera indica cultivar Alphonso chromosome 1, CATAS_Mindica_2.1, whole genome shotgun sequence, a single genomic region encodes these proteins:
- the LOC123225520 gene encoding probable WRKY transcription factor 33 isoform X1: protein MSSSANSTDSSINSSLNFSSPSQLMASSQFLNTMDNFNQDRTLMNWGVGGGFSNFSTATSSSLSSSLPISPPPVSPSSYLSIPPSGLSPTDLLDSPVLFSTILSSPTTESFGVQTFNWNNSQQQSNRAEGNNNFFDFSFQSQTMPPSSASSAIFQSSSSIVSVSLVDSVKRQHESWNFNKPTKQSDFLVENRGLKSEFAPIQSFSSEMASYQANVQSSAAAGGYSHYPQTSQYTREQKRSEDGYNWRKYGQKQVKGSENPRSYYKCTFPDCPTKKKVERSLDGQITEIVYKGSHNHPRPQSTRRSSSQSMQPSTCANSEISDQSVGGMGNTQTESFSMQGDSSASFGEDDFEQGSPTSNPERDADENEPDTKRWKGDSEIEGAVGTGSRTVREPRIVVQTTSDIDILDDGYRWRKYGQKVVKGNPNPRSYYKCTTTGCPVRKHVERASHDTRAVITTYEGKHNHDVPAARGSGYSLPRPSSNNTSSNVAMPIRPSVTAVANHANQSSYSNSFHNTRLPTSGSQTQFTPAMLQNSGSFGFSGFGKSAGSYLNQTQHSGAVFPRAKEEPREDSFLDSFLN, encoded by the exons ATGTCTTCTTCAGCTAACTCTACAGATTCTTCTATAAATTCCAGCCTCAACTTCTCTTCCCCTTCACAGTTGATGGCCTCTTCTCAGTTTTTGAACACTATGGACAATTTTAACCAAGATAGAACTTTGATGAACTGGGGAGTTGGAGGAGGATTTTCTAACTTTTCAACTgcaacttcttcttctttatcctCTTCATTACCCATCTCCCCACCTCCTGTTTCTCCTTCTTCTTATTTGTCCATCCCTCCTTCTGGGTTAAGCCCAACTGACCTCCTGGACTCTCCTGTACTTTTCTCCACT ATTCTTTCTTCACCAACAACTGAATCTTTTGGTGTTCAAACCTTCAACTGGAACAATAGCCAGCAGCAGAGTAACAGGGCAGAGGGGAATAATAACTTCTTTGATTTCTCTTTTCAAAGCCAAACGATGCCGCCTTCTTCTGCATCTTCAGCCATCTTTCAGTCTTCCTCAAGCATTGTTTCGGTGAGCTTG GTGGACTCAGTTAAAAGGCAACATGAATCATGGAACTTCAATAAGCCCACAAAGCAGTCTGATTTCTTAGTAGAAAACAGAGGACTCAAGTCAGAATTTGCACCAATTCAAAGCTTCTCCTCAGAAATGGCCTCGTATCAAGCAAATGTTCAAAGTAGTGCTGCTGCTGGTGGTTACAGTCATTACCCTCAAACAAGTCAGTATACCAGAGAGCAAAAAAGATCAGAAGATGGGTACAATTGGAGAAAATATGGACAAAAACAAGTCAAAGGAAGTGAAAATCCTCGGAGTTACTACAAATGCACATTCCCGGATTgcccaacaaagaaaaaagttgaGAGATCATTGGATGGACAGATTACTGAAATAGTATATAAAGGAAGTCACAATCATCCCAGGCCTCAGTCTACTAGAAGATCATCCTCTCAGTCAATGCAACCCTCAACATGTGCCAACTCTGAAATATCTGATCAATCAGTTGGCGGGATGGGCAATACGCAGACTGAGTCTTTCTCTATGCAGGGTGATTCTTCAGCCTCATTTGGAGAGGATGATTTTGAGCAAGGATCACCTACAAGTAACCCTGAAAGAGATGCTGACGAAAATGAACCCGACACCAAAAGATG GAAAGGAGACAGTGAAATTGAGGGTGCCGTTGGTACTGGAAGCAGAACTGTGAGGGAGCCAAGAATTGTAGTTCAAACAACAAGTGATATTGACATTCTTGATGATGGATATAGGTGGAGAAAATATGGACAGAAAGTAGTAAAGGGCAATCCCAATCCAAG GAGCTACTATAAGTGTACAACTACCGGCTGTCCGGTAAGGAAACACGTGGAAAGAGCATCCCATGATACAAGGGCTGTGATCACCACCTATGAAGGGAAACACAACCATGATGTTCCAGCTGCTCGTGGCAGTGGTTATTCGCTGCCTAGACCTTCGTCTAATAACACAAGCAGTAATGTGGCAATGCCTATAAGGCCATCGGTGACCGCTGTAGCCAATCATGCTAACCAATCAAGTTACTCTAACTCCTTTCACAACACTAGGTTGCCAACATCAGGTAGTCAAACACAGTTCACCCCAGCAATGCTGCAGAACTCAGGGAGTTTTGGGTTTTCCGGATTTGGTAAATCAGCCGGCTCCTACTTGAATCAGACACAACATTCAGGTGCTGTGTTTCCCAGAGCCAAAGAAGAACCCCGGGAAGACTCATTCCTAGA
- the LOC123225520 gene encoding probable WRKY transcription factor 33 isoform X2 — MSSSANSTDSSINSSLNFSSPSQLMASSQFLNTMDNFNQDRTLMNWGVGGGFSNFSTATSSSLSSSLPISPPPVSPSSYLSIPPSGLSPTDLLDSPVLFSTILSSPTTESFGVQTFNWNNSQQQSNRAEGNNNFFDFSFQSQTMPPSSASSAIFQSSSSIVSVDSVKRQHESWNFNKPTKQSDFLVENRGLKSEFAPIQSFSSEMASYQANVQSSAAAGGYSHYPQTSQYTREQKRSEDGYNWRKYGQKQVKGSENPRSYYKCTFPDCPTKKKVERSLDGQITEIVYKGSHNHPRPQSTRRSSSQSMQPSTCANSEISDQSVGGMGNTQTESFSMQGDSSASFGEDDFEQGSPTSNPERDADENEPDTKRWKGDSEIEGAVGTGSRTVREPRIVVQTTSDIDILDDGYRWRKYGQKVVKGNPNPRSYYKCTTTGCPVRKHVERASHDTRAVITTYEGKHNHDVPAARGSGYSLPRPSSNNTSSNVAMPIRPSVTAVANHANQSSYSNSFHNTRLPTSGSQTQFTPAMLQNSGSFGFSGFGKSAGSYLNQTQHSGAVFPRAKEEPREDSFLDSFLN; from the exons ATGTCTTCTTCAGCTAACTCTACAGATTCTTCTATAAATTCCAGCCTCAACTTCTCTTCCCCTTCACAGTTGATGGCCTCTTCTCAGTTTTTGAACACTATGGACAATTTTAACCAAGATAGAACTTTGATGAACTGGGGAGTTGGAGGAGGATTTTCTAACTTTTCAACTgcaacttcttcttctttatcctCTTCATTACCCATCTCCCCACCTCCTGTTTCTCCTTCTTCTTATTTGTCCATCCCTCCTTCTGGGTTAAGCCCAACTGACCTCCTGGACTCTCCTGTACTTTTCTCCACT ATTCTTTCTTCACCAACAACTGAATCTTTTGGTGTTCAAACCTTCAACTGGAACAATAGCCAGCAGCAGAGTAACAGGGCAGAGGGGAATAATAACTTCTTTGATTTCTCTTTTCAAAGCCAAACGATGCCGCCTTCTTCTGCATCTTCAGCCATCTTTCAGTCTTCCTCAAGCATTGTTTCG GTGGACTCAGTTAAAAGGCAACATGAATCATGGAACTTCAATAAGCCCACAAAGCAGTCTGATTTCTTAGTAGAAAACAGAGGACTCAAGTCAGAATTTGCACCAATTCAAAGCTTCTCCTCAGAAATGGCCTCGTATCAAGCAAATGTTCAAAGTAGTGCTGCTGCTGGTGGTTACAGTCATTACCCTCAAACAAGTCAGTATACCAGAGAGCAAAAAAGATCAGAAGATGGGTACAATTGGAGAAAATATGGACAAAAACAAGTCAAAGGAAGTGAAAATCCTCGGAGTTACTACAAATGCACATTCCCGGATTgcccaacaaagaaaaaagttgaGAGATCATTGGATGGACAGATTACTGAAATAGTATATAAAGGAAGTCACAATCATCCCAGGCCTCAGTCTACTAGAAGATCATCCTCTCAGTCAATGCAACCCTCAACATGTGCCAACTCTGAAATATCTGATCAATCAGTTGGCGGGATGGGCAATACGCAGACTGAGTCTTTCTCTATGCAGGGTGATTCTTCAGCCTCATTTGGAGAGGATGATTTTGAGCAAGGATCACCTACAAGTAACCCTGAAAGAGATGCTGACGAAAATGAACCCGACACCAAAAGATG GAAAGGAGACAGTGAAATTGAGGGTGCCGTTGGTACTGGAAGCAGAACTGTGAGGGAGCCAAGAATTGTAGTTCAAACAACAAGTGATATTGACATTCTTGATGATGGATATAGGTGGAGAAAATATGGACAGAAAGTAGTAAAGGGCAATCCCAATCCAAG GAGCTACTATAAGTGTACAACTACCGGCTGTCCGGTAAGGAAACACGTGGAAAGAGCATCCCATGATACAAGGGCTGTGATCACCACCTATGAAGGGAAACACAACCATGATGTTCCAGCTGCTCGTGGCAGTGGTTATTCGCTGCCTAGACCTTCGTCTAATAACACAAGCAGTAATGTGGCAATGCCTATAAGGCCATCGGTGACCGCTGTAGCCAATCATGCTAACCAATCAAGTTACTCTAACTCCTTTCACAACACTAGGTTGCCAACATCAGGTAGTCAAACACAGTTCACCCCAGCAATGCTGCAGAACTCAGGGAGTTTTGGGTTTTCCGGATTTGGTAAATCAGCCGGCTCCTACTTGAATCAGACACAACATTCAGGTGCTGTGTTTCCCAGAGCCAAAGAAGAACCCCGGGAAGACTCATTCCTAGA